One segment of Solanum lycopersicum chromosome 1, SLM_r2.1 DNA contains the following:
- the LOC101257103 gene encoding uncharacterized protein isoform X6 gives MESMVEVRSERVQQSIQRVVIQRTRLKLLFIPVFTSILVWACLVQLWHMRLLSGFTRVTKASVRVDETVHSTTPKFFFADINPFSMGDTSSDVNANNSLKRPDFNSPFYIHPSENAASALLPVVFDGTSYRSWRRAVLRALSVKNKTGFINGKIVKPSFTDPSFMQWERCDDMVTSWILNSLSPDLQDSLQYVNNAKELWEELEDRYDQTNGCKLYQLQKEINDLVQGTLDITGYYTKMKKLWEEMSAIDVHSQCSCVCTCGGKVKLYKTEQDRRLIHFLMGLNEMYTAVRGNILMMSTLPTMAQAFAILSQEERQREMKSPNHMALESTSLNASMLPQSNATNSGSYRGSTGRGNGNYNNTGNFNNTNTYRGNSNIGNRSNMFCEYCKRTGHVKDRCYKLHGYPSNTRNPRGRGKGSAANVHTSEGDGNKCEENFEQGKQMPVNLSKGQYEQLLNLLGNMHGGAESDYLNSVSSGAASLAGNYTSNGFLQVSCNGGLNQMRAAICDMVTVARLLNLTLVVPELDKSSFWADPSNFEDIFDVRHFIDSLRDEVNIIKRLPKKVARSYGYHPVVMPPVSWSSEKYYLQQILPLFSKHQVVNFNRTDTRLANNGIPLELQRLRCQVNFHALKFTQKIEALGQKLVHMLQQRGPFVALHLRYEMDMLAFSGCTEGCTEEEAEELKQLRYAFPWWKEKEIVSDEKRSQGLCPLTPEETTLILQALGIEKNMQIYIASGDIYGSEQRLATLRTAFPKIVKKEMLLDPEELQQFQNHSSQMAALDFIVSTASNIFIPTYDGNMAKLIEGIMVIRKPSYWIGKLW, from the exons ATGGAGAGTATGGTAGAAGTGAGGAGTGAAAGGGTACAACAATCTATACAACGGGTAGTGATACAGAGGACTAGGTTGAAACTGTTGTTTATTCCTGTTTTTACTAGCATTTTGGTATGGGCCTGTTTGGTTCAGCTTTGGCATATGCGCTTGCTTTCGGGTTTCACTCGTGTAACTAAAGCATCGGTTCGTGTTGATGAGACTGTGCATTCGACTACACCTA agtttttttttGCTGATATCAATCCATTCTCCATGGGTGATACTTCAAGTGATGTGAATGCCAATAACTCCCTAAAACGACCAGACTTCAATAGCCCATTCTATATACATCCATCTGAAAATGCTGCGTCTGCCTTGCTTCCTGTGGTGTTTGATGGAACTAGTTATAGATCGTGGAGACGAGCAGTTCTTAGGGCATTATCCGTTAAGAACAAAACTGGATTCATCAATGGTAAGATTGTGAAACCAAGCTTTACAGATCCATCATTCATGCAGTGGGAGAGATGTGATGACATGGTGACATCTTGGATTCTGAATTCCCTCTCCCCAGACCTGCAAGATAGCCTTCAATATGTTAACAATGCTAAGGAATTATGGGAGGAATTGGAAGATAGATATGATCAGACTAATGGATGCAAACTGTACCAATTGCAGAAGGAAATAAATGACTTGGTACAAGGTACTTTAGACATTACTGGTTACTatacaaaaatgaagaagtTATGGGAGGAAATGAGTGCAATTGATGTCCATTCTCAGTGTAGTTGTGTGTGTACTTGTGGAGGAAAGGTAAAATTGTATAAGACTGAGCAGGACAGAAGACTTATACACTTCTTAATGGGTCTGAATGAGATGTACACTGCTGTGCGAGGGAACATCCTCATGATGTCTACTTTGCCCACAATGGCACAGGCATTTGCTATCTTGTCACAGGAAGAGAGGCAAAGAGAAATGAAGTCTCCAAACCATATGGCTTTGGAATCTACTTCACTTAATGCTTCTATGTTGCCTCAAAGTAATGCAACAAACTCTGGTTCTTATAGAGGAAGCACAGGTAGGGGAAATGGAAACTACAACAACACTGGCAATTTCAACAACACTAATACCTATAGAGGAAACTCCAACATTGGCAATAGATCAAATATGTTTTGTGAATATTGCAAACGAACTGGACATGTCAAAGATAGGTGCTACAAACTTCATGGTTATCCATCCAACACAAGAAATCCAAGAGGAAGAGGCAAAGGATCAGCAGCAAATGTACATACTTCTGAAGGTGATGGCAACAAATGTGAAGAAAACTTTGAGCAGGGAAAACAAATGCCAGTGAACCTGTCAAAAGGTCAATATGAACAGTTACTCAACTTACTTGGAAATATGCATGGTGGAGCTGAATCTGATTACTTAAACAGTGTGTCAAGTGGAGCTGCAAGCTTAGCAG GAAATTATACAAGTAATGGGTTTCTTCAAGTGTCCTGCAATGGTGGTTTGAACCAAATGCGTGCGGCG ATTTGTGACATGGTGACTGTTGCACGGCTTTTAAATTTAACGCTGGTTGTCCCAGAGCTTGATAAATCATCATTCTGGGCAGATCCTAG CAATTTTGAGGATATTTTTGATGTGAGACACTTCATTGATTCATTAAGAGATGAAGTCAACATAATAAAGAGACTGCCAAAGAAAGTTGCAAGGAGCTATGGATACCATCCAGTAGTAATGCCTCCTGTTAGTTGGTCAAGTGAAAAGTACTACTTGCAACAG ATACTGCCTCTCTTCAGCAAGCATCAGGTTGTAAACTTCAACAGGACAGATACTAGGCTAGCAAATAACGGGATCCCTCTTGAGCTTCAGAGACTTAGATGTCAGGTCAATTTTCACGCTCTGAAATTCACACAGAAGATTGAGGCATTGGGACAAAAGTTagtccatatgcttcagcagagAGGACCATTTGTAGCATTGCATTTACGGTATGAGATGGATATGTTGGCTTTCTCTGGTTGCACTGAAGGCTGCACAGAGGAGGAAGCAGAGGAGCTCAAACAGTTAAG GTATGCATTTCCATGGTGGAAAGAGAAAGAGATTGTATCTGATGAGAAGAGATCTCAAGGCTTGTGTCCCCTCACACCGGAGGAGACAACTTTGATTCTACAAGCATTGGGTATtgaaaagaatatgcagatttATATTGCGTCGGGTGATATTTATGGTAGTGAACAAAGACTTGCTACACTGAGAACTGCCTTCCCAAAGATC
- the LOC101257103 gene encoding uncharacterized protein isoform X5 — MESMVEVRSERVQQSIQRVVIQRTRLKLLFIPVFTSILVWACLVQLWHMRLLSGFTRVTKASVRVDETVHSTTPKFFFADINPFSMGDTSSDVNANNSLKRPDFNSPFYIHPSENAASALLPVVFDGTSYRSWRRAVLRALSVKNKTGFINGKIVKPSFTDPSFMQWERCDDMVTSWILNSLSPDLQDSLQYVNNAKELWEELEDRYDQTNGCKLYQLQKEINDLVQGTLDITGYYTKMKKLWEEMSAIDVHSQCSCVCTCGGKVKLYKTEQDRRLIHFLMGLNEMYTAVRGNILMMSTLPTMAQAFAILSQEERQREMKSPNHMALESTSLNASMLPQSNATNSGSYRGSTGRGNGNYNNTGNFNNTNTYRGNSNIGNRSNMFCEYCKRTGHVKDRCYKLHGYPSNTRNPRGRGKGSAANVHTSEGDGNKCEENFEQGKQMPVNLSKGQYEQLLNLLGNMHGGAESDYLNSVSSGAASLAGNYTSNGFLQVSCNGGLNQMRAAICDMVTVARLLNLTLVVPELDKSSFWADPSNFEDIFDVRHFIDSLRDEVNIIKRLPKKVARSYGYHPVVMPPVSWSSEKYYLQQILPLFSKHQVVNFNRTDTRLANNGIPLELQRLRCQVNFHALKFTQKIEALGQKLVHMLQQRGPFVALHLRYEMDMLAFSGCTEGCTEEEAEELKQLRYAFPWWKEKEIVSDEKRSQGLCPLTPEETTLILQALGIEKNMQIYIASGDIYGSEQRLATLRTAFPKIVKKEMLLDPEELQQFQNHSSQMAALDFIVSTASNIFIPTYDGNMAKLIEGHRIMVIRKPSYWIGKLW, encoded by the exons ATGGAGAGTATGGTAGAAGTGAGGAGTGAAAGGGTACAACAATCTATACAACGGGTAGTGATACAGAGGACTAGGTTGAAACTGTTGTTTATTCCTGTTTTTACTAGCATTTTGGTATGGGCCTGTTTGGTTCAGCTTTGGCATATGCGCTTGCTTTCGGGTTTCACTCGTGTAACTAAAGCATCGGTTCGTGTTGATGAGACTGTGCATTCGACTACACCTA agtttttttttGCTGATATCAATCCATTCTCCATGGGTGATACTTCAAGTGATGTGAATGCCAATAACTCCCTAAAACGACCAGACTTCAATAGCCCATTCTATATACATCCATCTGAAAATGCTGCGTCTGCCTTGCTTCCTGTGGTGTTTGATGGAACTAGTTATAGATCGTGGAGACGAGCAGTTCTTAGGGCATTATCCGTTAAGAACAAAACTGGATTCATCAATGGTAAGATTGTGAAACCAAGCTTTACAGATCCATCATTCATGCAGTGGGAGAGATGTGATGACATGGTGACATCTTGGATTCTGAATTCCCTCTCCCCAGACCTGCAAGATAGCCTTCAATATGTTAACAATGCTAAGGAATTATGGGAGGAATTGGAAGATAGATATGATCAGACTAATGGATGCAAACTGTACCAATTGCAGAAGGAAATAAATGACTTGGTACAAGGTACTTTAGACATTACTGGTTACTatacaaaaatgaagaagtTATGGGAGGAAATGAGTGCAATTGATGTCCATTCTCAGTGTAGTTGTGTGTGTACTTGTGGAGGAAAGGTAAAATTGTATAAGACTGAGCAGGACAGAAGACTTATACACTTCTTAATGGGTCTGAATGAGATGTACACTGCTGTGCGAGGGAACATCCTCATGATGTCTACTTTGCCCACAATGGCACAGGCATTTGCTATCTTGTCACAGGAAGAGAGGCAAAGAGAAATGAAGTCTCCAAACCATATGGCTTTGGAATCTACTTCACTTAATGCTTCTATGTTGCCTCAAAGTAATGCAACAAACTCTGGTTCTTATAGAGGAAGCACAGGTAGGGGAAATGGAAACTACAACAACACTGGCAATTTCAACAACACTAATACCTATAGAGGAAACTCCAACATTGGCAATAGATCAAATATGTTTTGTGAATATTGCAAACGAACTGGACATGTCAAAGATAGGTGCTACAAACTTCATGGTTATCCATCCAACACAAGAAATCCAAGAGGAAGAGGCAAAGGATCAGCAGCAAATGTACATACTTCTGAAGGTGATGGCAACAAATGTGAAGAAAACTTTGAGCAGGGAAAACAAATGCCAGTGAACCTGTCAAAAGGTCAATATGAACAGTTACTCAACTTACTTGGAAATATGCATGGTGGAGCTGAATCTGATTACTTAAACAGTGTGTCAAGTGGAGCTGCAAGCTTAGCAG GAAATTATACAAGTAATGGGTTTCTTCAAGTGTCCTGCAATGGTGGTTTGAACCAAATGCGTGCGGCG ATTTGTGACATGGTGACTGTTGCACGGCTTTTAAATTTAACGCTGGTTGTCCCAGAGCTTGATAAATCATCATTCTGGGCAGATCCTAG CAATTTTGAGGATATTTTTGATGTGAGACACTTCATTGATTCATTAAGAGATGAAGTCAACATAATAAAGAGACTGCCAAAGAAAGTTGCAAGGAGCTATGGATACCATCCAGTAGTAATGCCTCCTGTTAGTTGGTCAAGTGAAAAGTACTACTTGCAACAG ATACTGCCTCTCTTCAGCAAGCATCAGGTTGTAAACTTCAACAGGACAGATACTAGGCTAGCAAATAACGGGATCCCTCTTGAGCTTCAGAGACTTAGATGTCAGGTCAATTTTCACGCTCTGAAATTCACACAGAAGATTGAGGCATTGGGACAAAAGTTagtccatatgcttcagcagagAGGACCATTTGTAGCATTGCATTTACGGTATGAGATGGATATGTTGGCTTTCTCTGGTTGCACTGAAGGCTGCACAGAGGAGGAAGCAGAGGAGCTCAAACAGTTAAG GTATGCATTTCCATGGTGGAAAGAGAAAGAGATTGTATCTGATGAGAAGAGATCTCAAGGCTTGTGTCCCCTCACACCGGAGGAGACAACTTTGATTCTACAAGCATTGGGTATtgaaaagaatatgcagatttATATTGCGTCGGGTGATATTTATGGTAGTGAACAAAGACTTGCTACACTGAGAACTGCCTTCCCAAAGATC